A stretch of Desulfurivibrio alkaliphilus AHT 2 DNA encodes these proteins:
- a CDS encoding molybdopterin molybdotransferase MoeA, with protein MTILTLQQAQRQILAHSRPGLPEMVPLERVLGRIPATAARARLAVPSFPHSSRDGYALLASDSQETGGAEETAGYPPRIRLAVVGEIAAGRTRPAKRLQPGQAYRIMTGGLLPPGADAVIPFERVYREEEDYITLSSPCRPGDYIRPVGADLRRGQIIVTPGRPVAPEHLPRLATAGVGELAVYPRPRVGLLCTGSELLDDTGENPVPGHLISGNRFLLAGLIRRWGGEPVDLGTVKDDPGAIAAILHRQAESGLAMIISTGGMGPGKYDLVDGVLTRLQAHLLYRELRLRPGKATMAALLGSTLFFGLPGPPPAVHLLFYLLVAPALRRAQGHHRPRPLIVQAHLRQALKLRRGRVIQLKDAQLQADRGRLLVRPLPPGETMNAIILAPANRRELLPDELVRVFPLRQNCHSDLGY; from the coding sequence TTGACCATCCTGACTTTGCAGCAGGCGCAGCGGCAGATTCTGGCCCACAGCCGGCCGGGCCTGCCGGAAATGGTGCCGCTGGAAAGGGTCCTGGGCCGAATCCCGGCCACCGCCGCCCGGGCCCGCCTGGCGGTACCTTCCTTTCCCCACTCCAGCCGGGACGGCTACGCCCTGCTGGCCAGCGACAGCCAGGAAACAGGCGGCGCCGAGGAAACAGCCGGTTACCCGCCCCGGATTCGCCTGGCGGTGGTCGGTGAAATCGCCGCCGGACGAACCCGGCCCGCCAAACGGCTGCAGCCCGGCCAGGCTTACCGGATCATGACCGGCGGCCTGCTGCCTCCCGGGGCCGATGCCGTTATTCCCTTTGAAAGGGTTTACCGGGAGGAAGAAGATTACATTACCCTCTCCTCGCCCTGCCGGCCGGGCGATTATATTCGCCCGGTGGGCGCCGACCTGCGCCGGGGCCAGATCATCGTAACGCCCGGGCGGCCGGTGGCCCCGGAACATTTACCGCGGCTGGCCACCGCCGGGGTTGGGGAGCTGGCGGTTTACCCCCGCCCCCGGGTCGGGCTGCTCTGTACCGGCAGCGAGCTACTGGATGACACCGGGGAAAACCCGGTACCCGGTCATCTGATCAGCGGCAACCGCTTCCTTCTGGCCGGCCTGATCCGCCGCTGGGGGGGGGAGCCGGTGGACCTGGGGACGGTCAAAGACGACCCCGGGGCCATTGCCGCCATTTTGCATCGCCAGGCGGAAAGCGGCCTGGCGATGATTATTTCCACCGGCGGGATGGGACCGGGCAAGTATGACCTGGTGGACGGCGTGCTGACCCGCCTGCAGGCCCACCTGCTGTACCGGGAACTGCGCCTGCGCCCGGGCAAGGCCACCATGGCCGCCCTGCTGGGCAGCACCCTTTTTTTCGGCTTACCGGGACCGCCACCGGCGGTGCACCTGCTCTTTTACCTGCTGGTGGCGCCCGCTCTGCGCCGGGCCCAGGGCCACCATCGGCCCCGGCCGCTGATCGTGCAAGCCCACCTGCGGCAAGCTCTGAAACTGCGCCGGGGCCGGGTAATTCAACTGAAAGACGCGCAACTGCAGGCCGACCGGGGGCGGCTGCTGGTCCGCCCGCTGCCGCCCGGCGAAACCATGAACGCCATCATTCTGGCCCCGGCCAACCGCCGGGAATTATTGCCGGATGAGCTGGTGCGGGTATTTCCCCTGCGGCAAAACTGTCACTCTGATCTGGGATACTGA
- the mobB gene encoding molybdopterin-guanine dinucleotide biosynthesis protein B: MTRIPVVAVVGMPDCGKTTLLEKLLPELKGRGLKVGTIKHHVHEFTMDTPGKDTWRHKQAGADAVVLASPTGIGLVRDTDRDLGVDELVTRYLNDADLVLAEGYKHTRLPKIEVYRAELHPSPLPGRDATWLAMVSADPPANLGLPSFAPDQIKELADFLEDHLRQAAKQATPTGRSYIHLEVDGQPVPLNRFAASLLRRGIKGMIASLRGCERPRKISLNITEGHNPDDHSGNHAD; encoded by the coding sequence ATGACGCGAATACCCGTGGTGGCGGTGGTGGGCATGCCCGACTGCGGCAAGACCACCTTGCTGGAAAAGCTGCTGCCCGAGCTTAAGGGGCGGGGCCTGAAAGTCGGCACCATCAAGCACCATGTCCATGAATTTACCATGGATACGCCGGGCAAGGATACCTGGCGGCACAAGCAGGCCGGGGCGGATGCCGTGGTGCTGGCCTCCCCCACCGGTATCGGCCTGGTTCGCGATACCGACCGCGACCTGGGGGTCGACGAACTGGTCACCCGCTACCTCAATGATGCCGACCTAGTCCTGGCGGAAGGCTACAAGCACACCCGGCTGCCCAAGATTGAAGTTTACCGGGCGGAGCTGCACCCCTCCCCCTTGCCCGGCCGGGACGCCACCTGGCTGGCCATGGTCAGCGCCGACCCGCCTGCAAACCTTGGGTTGCCAAGCTTTGCCCCGGATCAGATCAAGGAACTGGCCGATTTCCTGGAGGATCACCTGCGGCAGGCGGCTAAACAGGCCACTCCCACCGGGCGCTCTTATATTCACTTGGAGGTGGACGGGCAGCCGGTACCATTAAACCGCTTCGCCGCCTCCCTGCTGCGGCGCGGCATTAAAGGGATGATCGCCAGCCTGCGAGGTTGCGAGCGGCCCCGCAAAATTTCCCTGAACATCACCGAAGGCCATAATCCCGATGACCACAGCGGCAATCATGCCGACTGA
- the serS gene encoding serine--tRNA ligase: MLELRFIRENLELVKEKTAARGLDRALLDNFSSLDRQRRDILQELESGRNRRKSESQEIGTLKKAGREEEAAAKMAATKELGQRLKELEEQLAEIDQRLEEIVMGVPNLCDDSVPLGNDETDNVEYRRWGSPPEFAFSPKAHWELGEEDGSLDFGRAAKLSGARFALLRGFAARLERALISFMLDLHTQRHGYTEVLPPFLVNTASMTATGQLPKFAEDLFKIADSDLWLIPTAEVPVTNIHREETIAEQELPIRYCAYTPCFRSEAGSYGRDTKGLIRQHQFDKVELVKFTTPESSEEELEMLLSNAETVLQLLELPYRVVTLCSGDLGFSARKTYDIEVWMPAQNCYREISSCSNFGDFQARRGGIRYRPKDRNKSTLVHTLNGSGLAVGRTLAAIYENHQQPDGTIRLPEAIRPYFDPRM, encoded by the coding sequence ATGCTGGAATTACGTTTTATCCGGGAAAACCTGGAACTGGTCAAAGAAAAAACCGCCGCCCGTGGTCTGGATCGCGCCCTTTTGGATAATTTCAGCTCTCTGGACCGGCAGCGCCGCGATATCCTGCAGGAACTGGAAAGCGGCCGCAACCGGCGCAAAAGCGAGTCCCAGGAGATCGGCACCCTGAAAAAGGCGGGTCGGGAAGAAGAGGCGGCGGCTAAAATGGCGGCCACCAAGGAACTGGGTCAGCGGCTCAAGGAGCTTGAGGAGCAACTGGCGGAGATCGACCAGCGGCTGGAGGAGATCGTCATGGGGGTCCCCAACCTCTGCGACGACTCGGTACCTCTTGGCAACGACGAAACCGATAATGTCGAGTACCGCCGCTGGGGCAGCCCGCCCGAGTTTGCTTTCAGCCCCAAGGCCCACTGGGAGTTGGGCGAGGAGGACGGCAGCCTGGATTTCGGCCGGGCCGCCAAGCTCTCCGGGGCCCGTTTTGCCCTGCTGCGAGGCTTTGCCGCCCGCCTGGAACGGGCCCTGATCAGCTTCATGCTGGACCTGCACACTCAGCGCCACGGCTATACCGAGGTGTTGCCCCCCTTCCTGGTCAACACCGCCAGCATGACCGCCACCGGCCAGCTGCCCAAGTTCGCCGAGGATCTGTTCAAAATCGCCGATTCCGATCTCTGGCTGATTCCCACCGCCGAGGTGCCGGTTACCAATATCCACCGGGAGGAAACCATCGCCGAACAGGAGCTGCCCATCCGCTACTGCGCCTACACCCCCTGTTTCCGCTCCGAGGCCGGCTCTTATGGCCGCGACACCAAAGGGCTGATTCGCCAGCACCAGTTCGACAAGGTGGAGCTGGTCAAATTCACCACCCCCGAAAGCTCCGAGGAAGAGCTGGAGATGTTGCTGAGCAATGCCGAAACGGTGCTGCAACTGCTGGAGCTGCCCTACCGGGTGGTCACCCTGTGCAGCGGCGACCTGGGATTTTCTGCCCGTAAAACCTACGACATCGAGGTCTGGATGCCGGCCCAGAACTGCTACCGGGAGATCTCCTCCTGCAGCAACTTCGGCGATTTCCAGGCCCGCCGCGGCGGCATTCGCTACCGCCCCAAAGACCGCAACAAAAGCACCCTGGTCCACACCTTGAACGGCAGCGGCCTGGCGGTTGGCCGCACCCTGGCGGCCATCTACGAAAACCACCAGCAGCCCGACGGCACCATCCGCCTGCCGGAAGCCATCAGGCCCTACTTCGACCCCAGAATGTAA
- a CDS encoding GGDEF domain-containing response regulator, producing the protein MARQTTKEPLLIVEDDPVTRRLFEAVAEIEGYQVYACEDAERGWEVFQRHNPRIVVLDWLLRGMDGLALARLIRQHADGPYVTILMVTTQERPQEMEEALKAGVTYYLTKPVKRDFFQAWLAAARKNSDDMRQLQEHQEAREKHRRELESLNAQLESAITRANEMAAEASRAYIEVNQIFKTVAGGILLIDTRHRILRFNEAFLRMAGVSSVKAKTAKCYEVFPSTMCHSPACPMRRIKAGEEVVENDIERPGPNGGPSHYHVLATPFRGPAGDMVGIVKHISDVTSRVRAEKALQESEQRYKELSIIDELTGLYNKRYFNKNLIPEVERARRYGNVLSLLMMDVDNFKHFNDTYGHPQGDRVLAAMGELLRNTVRLNDLACRIGGEEFAVILPETTGENALGLAERLRRKFAELEFHPTEGVAVQKTMSIGVAEFETDETPESLLARADSNLYAAKEAGRNRCILR; encoded by the coding sequence ATGGCCCGGCAGACCACCAAGGAACCGTTGCTGATCGTGGAGGATGATCCCGTTACCCGGCGGTTGTTCGAGGCGGTGGCCGAGATTGAAGGCTACCAGGTATACGCCTGTGAAGACGCCGAGCGCGGCTGGGAGGTTTTTCAGCGTCATAATCCCCGCATCGTGGTGCTGGACTGGCTGCTGCGCGGCATGGACGGCCTGGCCTTGGCCCGCCTGATCCGGCAGCACGCCGACGGCCCCTATGTGACCATCCTGATGGTCACCACCCAGGAGCGGCCCCAGGAGATGGAAGAGGCCCTAAAGGCCGGGGTGACCTACTATTTGACCAAACCGGTAAAACGGGATTTTTTCCAGGCCTGGCTGGCGGCGGCCCGAAAAAACAGCGATGACATGCGCCAACTCCAGGAACACCAAGAGGCCAGGGAGAAGCATCGCCGGGAACTGGAGTCGCTCAACGCCCAACTGGAAAGCGCCATTACCCGGGCCAACGAAATGGCCGCCGAGGCCTCCCGGGCCTATATTGAGGTCAATCAGATCTTCAAGACCGTAGCCGGCGGCATTCTGCTCATCGATACCCGGCACCGGATCCTGCGTTTTAACGAAGCATTTTTGCGGATGGCCGGAGTTTCCTCGGTCAAGGCCAAAACCGCCAAGTGCTACGAGGTTTTCCCTTCAACCATGTGTCACAGCCCGGCTTGCCCTATGCGGCGGATCAAGGCCGGGGAAGAGGTGGTGGAGAACGATATCGAGCGCCCCGGCCCCAACGGCGGCCCCTCCCATTATCATGTACTGGCCACCCCATTTCGCGGTCCGGCCGGTGACATGGTGGGGATCGTTAAGCATATTTCCGATGTCACCAGCCGGGTGCGGGCGGAGAAGGCTCTGCAGGAAAGCGAGCAGCGCTACAAGGAGCTGAGCATCATTGATGAACTCACCGGGCTCTACAACAAGCGCTACTTCAACAAAAACCTGATCCCGGAAGTGGAGCGGGCCCGGCGTTACGGTAATGTCCTGAGCCTGCTGATGATGGATGTCGACAACTTCAAGCACTTCAACGATACCTACGGTCATCCCCAGGGTGATCGGGTGCTGGCGGCCATGGGCGAGTTGCTGCGGAACACGGTGCGGCTCAACGACCTGGCCTGCCGTATCGGCGGCGAGGAGTTTGCCGTTATTCTGCCGGAAACCACGGGGGAAAACGCCCTTGGGCTGGCGGAACGGTTGCGGCGTAAATTTGCCGAGCTGGAATTTCACCCCACGGAAGGGGTGGCGGTACAGAAAACCATGAGCATCGGGGTGGCGGAGTTTGAAACCGATGAAACCCCCGAATCGCTGCTGGCCCGAGCCGACAGCAACCTCTACGCGGCCAAGGAGGCCGGCCGCAACCGCTGCATCCTCCGTTAA
- a CDS encoding response regulator, with the protein MVATLAGVPQHVSLTLDQLLRDGEVAVIVDDDPAIREPLHRYFASHGLAVEECADASSLLDLLTRRKVALMLLDIGLPDIDGVTLLPRVVEKDSDIAVVMLTGVADLQVALECMRQGATDYISKPANFDQIFHVARRALEKRRLLLENRKYQEELEEAHFRLRLLHQLSLKMNNVYLSTVELDEILQAVLVGITAQEGLGFNRAFLAMFTKDDKELRGHMAIGPGCREEAGRIWGEMREKGMDFGQIVQDIKQRCTQDDSEVNRIVRRLTVSADEHDNLLIKAVNSRRSALVSRELGGFPLLLHRHWGNGEKDGNGGHLPAGDPLPVPHELTSILGEDSFVVVPLYSPGRAFGVIIADNYVTGRAITGVHVSALELFASQASLAIEQSHLYQEMQQRLAELEALYDELNRSKDLLVEAERYSAIGQMAAQLVHTIRNPITSIGGVSRILEKKSDDESWGKYIKVITRETARLESTLNELFDFVSQVKLEKQPLQLCDLVKKTLLLLQQELKRQQITWDILCPPGGVTANADERQMRQVFLHLLKNSVEAMPHGGQLTITILVEEEQAVVKVRDTGTGLPSSQVERARDPFFTTKTYGTGMGLTLVEKAVEAHGGTFSLKTAKNGGMEATVRIPL; encoded by the coding sequence ATGGTGGCGACCCTCGCTGGAGTTCCCCAACATGTCTCTCTAACCCTGGATCAGCTGCTCCGGGATGGGGAGGTGGCGGTCATCGTCGACGATGATCCCGCTATCCGTGAACCCCTGCACCGTTATTTTGCCAGCCATGGGCTGGCGGTGGAGGAGTGTGCCGACGCTTCCTCGCTACTTGATCTGCTGACCCGGCGCAAGGTTGCCCTGATGCTGCTGGACATCGGCCTGCCCGATATCGACGGGGTTACCCTGCTGCCCAGGGTGGTGGAAAAAGATTCCGATATCGCGGTGGTGATGCTCACCGGAGTGGCTGATCTGCAGGTGGCCCTGGAGTGCATGCGCCAGGGGGCCACCGATTACATTTCCAAGCCGGCCAATTTCGACCAGATTTTTCATGTTGCTCGCCGGGCGTTGGAAAAACGCCGCCTGCTGCTGGAAAACCGTAAATACCAGGAAGAGCTGGAGGAGGCTCATTTCCGGCTGCGGCTGCTCCACCAGCTTTCTTTGAAGATGAACAACGTTTACCTCAGCACCGTGGAACTCGACGAGATTCTGCAGGCGGTGCTGGTGGGGATCACCGCCCAGGAGGGGCTGGGCTTCAACCGTGCCTTTCTGGCCATGTTCACCAAGGATGACAAGGAACTGCGGGGACATATGGCCATCGGTCCGGGCTGCCGGGAAGAGGCCGGCCGGATCTGGGGAGAGATGCGGGAAAAGGGGATGGATTTCGGCCAGATCGTGCAGGATATCAAGCAGCGGTGCACGCAAGATGACTCGGAGGTCAACCGCATCGTGCGGCGCCTTACCGTGTCGGCCGATGAGCACGATAACCTGCTGATCAAGGCGGTGAACAGCCGCCGCAGTGCACTGGTCTCCCGGGAGCTGGGCGGTTTTCCCCTGCTGCTGCACCGCCACTGGGGCAACGGCGAGAAGGACGGTAATGGGGGGCATCTGCCCGCCGGCGACCCCCTGCCGGTGCCCCACGAACTGACCAGTATTTTGGGTGAGGACAGCTTTGTGGTGGTGCCGCTCTATTCCCCCGGGCGGGCCTTCGGGGTGATCATTGCCGACAACTACGTGACCGGCAGGGCCATCACCGGTGTCCATGTCAGCGCTCTGGAGCTCTTTGCCAGCCAGGCCAGCCTGGCCATTGAGCAGAGTCACTTGTACCAGGAAATGCAGCAGCGGCTGGCCGAGTTGGAGGCCCTCTACGATGAGCTCAACCGCAGCAAAGACCTGCTGGTTGAAGCCGAGCGTTACTCGGCCATCGGTCAGATGGCAGCCCAACTGGTCCACACCATCCGCAACCCCATCACCTCCATCGGCGGAGTTTCCCGCATTCTGGAGAAAAAGTCCGACGATGAAAGCTGGGGTAAATATATCAAGGTGATTACCCGGGAAACCGCTCGTCTGGAGTCCACTCTGAACGAGCTTTTCGATTTTGTCAGCCAGGTCAAATTGGAAAAACAACCCCTGCAGCTTTGCGACCTGGTGAAAAAGACCCTGCTGTTGCTGCAGCAGGAGCTCAAGCGGCAGCAGATTACCTGGGATATCCTGTGTCCGCCCGGCGGGGTAACGGCCAATGCCGATGAACGCCAGATGCGGCAGGTTTTTCTGCATTTGCTGAAAAACAGCGTCGAGGCCATGCCCCACGGTGGTCAACTTACGATTACCATCTTGGTCGAAGAGGAGCAGGCGGTGGTCAAGGTGCGTGATACCGGTACCGGGCTGCCGAGCTCTCAGGTTGAGCGGGCCCGGGACCCGTTTTTTACCACCAAGACCTACGGTACCGGCATGGGC
- the mobA gene encoding molybdenum cofactor guanylyltransferase yields the protein MTTAAIMPTEAAAGDFTEATAGVILAGGKSSRFGSNKALAHYRGRPLVARVAAVLEEIFSERLLVTNTPADYAFLGWPMTGDLVLNAGPLGGIQAALRRIDAPRAFVVACDMPHLNGAVIRRLCRCPGDWDVILPAPTTGPEPLHAVYHRRILPAVEAALARGEGKLSLLLQELRVRRMTAAELGLAAASDPAFTNINYREDL from the coding sequence ATGACCACAGCGGCAATCATGCCGACTGAAGCGGCGGCCGGCGACTTTACCGAAGCCACCGCGGGAGTGATTCTGGCCGGTGGCAAAAGCAGCCGGTTCGGCAGCAACAAGGCCCTGGCCCACTACCGGGGCCGCCCCTTGGTGGCCAGGGTGGCGGCGGTGCTGGAGGAAATTTTCAGCGAGCGGCTGCTGGTGACCAACACCCCGGCCGATTACGCCTTCCTCGGCTGGCCCATGACCGGCGACCTGGTACTTAACGCCGGCCCCCTGGGGGGGATCCAGGCGGCCCTGCGCCGCATTGACGCCCCGCGGGCCTTTGTGGTCGCCTGTGACATGCCCCACCTCAACGGGGCGGTTATCCGGCGGCTGTGCCGCTGCCCCGGCGACTGGGACGTGATTCTGCCGGCGCCGACCACCGGGCCTGAGCCCCTGCATGCCGTTTATCACCGGCGAATTCTGCCGGCGGTGGAGGCGGCCCTGGCCCGGGGCGAGGGCAAACTCAGCCTGCTGTTGCAGGAACTGCGGGTGCGCCGGATGACCGCGGCGGAACTGGGCCTGGCGGCGGCATCGGACCCGGCCTTTACCAACATCAACTACCGGGAAGACCTTTGA
- a CDS encoding histidine triad nucleotide-binding protein — protein sequence MPEDCLFCKIIKGEIPAQKLYEDDQLLAFWDIAPQAPKHFLVIPKKHVSGPGDLAPGDDSIIGALVRKGAQLGAEQGITDCRLVMNNGAEAGQTVFHLHMHVLGGRALAWPPG from the coding sequence ATGCCGGAAGATTGCCTGTTCTGCAAAATTATCAAGGGGGAGATCCCCGCCCAGAAGCTGTACGAAGATGACCAACTGCTGGCCTTTTGGGATATAGCGCCCCAGGCCCCCAAGCATTTCCTGGTCATTCCCAAGAAACATGTCAGTGGGCCGGGCGATCTGGCCCCCGGCGACGACTCCATCATCGGCGCCCTGGTCCGTAAAGGGGCTCAACTGGGCGCCGAACAGGGGATTACCGATTGCCGCCTGGTGATGAACAACGGCGCTGAAGCAGGACAAACCGTTTTTCACCTGCACATGCACGTCCTGGGCGGTCGTGCCCTGGCCTGGCCCCCGGGCTGA